From Calothrix sp. PCC 6303, a single genomic window includes:
- the cas3 gene encoding type I-D CRISPR-associated helicase Cas3' translates to MINESIYQVNLKSVYSSPVESELQDVTLPKNWRLSWHQAETLKALRNPNIDVIINTAMTGDGKSLAAYLEVLQGEFSAIGLYPTNELARDQEIQIKGYIDTFKPANNPRVARLSSAELEIYAENEGLKKSAAISTLTNQREVILTNPDILHYLHRGAYLIPGDSPDKLWGRIDKDFNLFIFDEFHIFAAPQIAGVINTMLLMNCTNRHKKFLFLSATPDKDFIDKLKLAGFRCQEINPLDNQKYQFPDNLEQEQELQLQNWRQVSRSINLNFISLEPSFKASETWIKENSNLILEYFQNNPGSKGAIILNSIAAVKRLVSFFQEIFQTHGLIVGENTGLSGKITKEKSLLADLVFGTSTIDVGVDFKINLLIFESSDAGNFIQRLGRLGRHDGYNKDGEDIKFEKYTAYALVPNFLVERLFLGDNPPLKNTENYNRAFLNATIKDKYRQINDFRGYYKRWGAVQSFYLFHKLSDRTIQQPYAQSREKFQKACESVFNTSLKSIAGRVSGWAKDWKNASGKSGNPIAEDASSFRGASSLQCGLYDLTEENPADRFKTYDLPGILGNLEIEMWTETGFMRTLKETAQVTGQPIPKGKYEYCLGFMKLRSYREERLNWKFVYPGDLQPVADAWKVQVLTGIEVWQPDNNYVREINKRLKKQALVCYVLRRPIAEVRNRLRLPMHFQLYPICDELSLHDSSAPYAIAFGQSALLLDTLAYTFKSKGDESWII, encoded by the coding sequence ATGATTAATGAAAGTATCTACCAAGTTAATTTAAAATCAGTATATTCATCACCAGTAGAGTCAGAATTACAAGATGTCACTTTACCCAAGAATTGGAGACTTTCTTGGCATCAAGCAGAAACTTTAAAAGCATTACGTAACCCAAATATTGACGTTATTATAAATACTGCAATGACAGGGGATGGTAAAAGTTTGGCAGCATATTTGGAAGTGCTGCAAGGAGAATTTTCTGCCATTGGATTATACCCAACAAATGAACTTGCCCGCGACCAAGAAATACAAATAAAAGGGTATATTGATACTTTTAAACCTGCGAATAATCCCCGTGTGGCAAGGTTGAGCAGTGCAGAATTAGAAATTTATGCCGAGAATGAAGGGTTAAAAAAAAGTGCCGCGATTTCCACTCTGACAAATCAACGAGAAGTTATACTTACCAATCCTGATATTTTACATTACTTACATCGTGGAGCTTATTTAATTCCCGGAGATAGTCCTGATAAATTATGGGGACGTATTGACAAAGATTTTAATTTATTCATTTTTGATGAATTTCATATTTTTGCAGCACCACAAATTGCAGGTGTCATTAACACAATGTTGTTAATGAATTGCACGAATCGTCACAAAAAGTTTCTATTTCTCTCTGCAACACCAGATAAAGATTTTATTGATAAGTTAAAGTTAGCAGGTTTTCGCTGCCAAGAAATTAATCCACTCGATAATCAAAAATATCAGTTTCCTGACAACTTAGAGCAAGAGCAGGAATTACAGCTTCAAAATTGGCGACAAGTATCACGCTCTATCAACCTGAATTTTATCTCTTTAGAGCCATCATTTAAAGCTTCAGAAACTTGGATAAAAGAAAACAGTAATCTGATTTTAGAGTATTTTCAAAACAACCCAGGTAGTAAAGGTGCAATTATTCTCAATTCCATTGCCGCAGTTAAGCGACTTGTGTCCTTTTTTCAGGAAATTTTTCAAACACATGGTTTAATAGTTGGTGAAAATACTGGTTTATCGGGAAAAATCACCAAAGAAAAATCACTTTTAGCTGACTTAGTTTTTGGCACAAGTACAATTGACGTTGGTGTCGATTTTAAAATCAACCTATTAATATTTGAGTCTTCCGATGCAGGTAATTTTATTCAGCGTTTGGGAAGATTGGGAAGACATGATGGTTATAATAAAGACGGTGAGGATATTAAATTTGAGAAATATACCGCTTACGCACTAGTTCCAAATTTTCTAGTTGAACGGTTATTTTTAGGAGATAATCCACCTTTAAAAAATACTGAAAATTACAATCGCGCATTTTTAAACGCCACAATCAAAGACAAATATCGGCAAATCAATGATTTTCGTGGTTACTACAAACGTTGGGGTGCAGTACAGTCATTTTACCTGTTTCACAAATTGAGCGATCGCACTATTCAACAACCATACGCTCAAAGTCGTGAAAAATTCCAAAAAGCTTGCGAAAGTGTATTTAATACTAGTTTAAAATCGATCGCTGGACGTGTTTCTGGTTGGGCAAAAGATTGGAAAAATGCTTCTGGGAAATCTGGTAATCCCATCGCTGAAGATGCTTCTAGTTTCCGTGGTGCGAGTTCCCTGCAATGTGGTTTGTACGATTTGACGGAAGAAAACCCAGCAGACAGGTTTAAAACCTACGATTTACCGGGAATATTGGGGAATTTAGAAATCGAAATGTGGACGGAAACGGGATTTATGCGGACATTGAAGGAAACCGCACAAGTCACTGGACAACCCATTCCCAAAGGTAAGTATGAGTATTGTTTGGGGTTTATGAAGTTGCGTAGCTACCGTGAGGAAAGGTTGAATTGGAAATTTGTATATCCCGGAGACTTGCAACCAGTAGCTGATGCTTGGAAAGTGCAAGTACTGACGGGGATTGAAGTTTGGCAACCTGATAATAATTATGTCAGGGAGATTAACAAACGCTTGAAAAAACAAGCTTTAGTTTGTTATGTGTTGCGTCGTCCCATTGCAGAGGTGAGAAATCGCTTACGTTTACCGATGCACTTTCAACTGTACCCAATCTGCGATGAGCTTAGTTTACATGATAGTTCTGCACCGTATGCGATCGCGTTTGGTCAATCTGCGTTGTTATTAGATACGTTAGCGTACACCTTTAAGAGTAAGGGGGATGAATCATGGATAATTTAG
- the mntA gene encoding type VII toxin-antitoxin system MntA family adenylyltransferase antitoxin — MNTPTIEKLKQLAQQIPEKIPYLKMLVLFGSRATGETHVNSDWDFAVLIDKAQQEIYTKDNAWGAFGLSMFIGEILNINPDKIDIVELNHCSWLIAHFVARDGILIFEKESSGFEYFRLTSLRPESELKKFRKEQHQLIEMQLKQWSI; from the coding sequence ATGAACACACCAACAATAGAAAAACTCAAACAACTTGCTCAACAAATTCCTGAGAAAATTCCTTATCTCAAAATGTTAGTTTTATTTGGTTCGAGAGCAACAGGGGAAACCCACGTAAATAGTGATTGGGATTTTGCTGTTCTTATAGATAAAGCACAACAAGAGATTTATACAAAAGATAATGCTTGGGGTGCATTTGGACTATCAATGTTTATCGGAGAAATATTAAATATTAATCCTGACAAAATTGATATTGTAGAACTCAATCATTGTTCGTGGTTAATTGCTCATTTTGTAGCGCGTGATGGCATTTTAATTTTTGAAAAAGAATCATCAGGATTTGAATATTTTCGCCTCACGTCATTAAGACCTGAATCAGAATTAAAGAAATTCAGAAAAGAACAACATCAACTTATTGAAATGCAACTTAAGCAGTGGTCAATATGA
- the hepT gene encoding type VII toxin-antitoxin system HepT family RNase toxin — translation MSKIDPEIVLARLRLITKYKNTLEEFRSININEFLAEFRQQLIVERLLQLMIQAAIDINDHILSRLNPGNSATNFEAFIELGKYEVITSELAKQLAPSGSLRNRLVHEYDDIDPNQVYQAIKFALQQYPLYVQQINAYLISLDTESS, via the coding sequence ATGAGTAAGATAGACCCAGAAATTGTGTTAGCTAGATTGAGATTAATCACAAAGTATAAAAATACTTTAGAGGAGTTTAGGTCTATAAATATAAATGAGTTTTTAGCGGAATTTAGGCAACAGTTAATTGTCGAAAGACTTTTACAATTGATGATTCAAGCCGCGATAGATATTAATGACCATATTTTATCAAGATTGAATCCTGGAAATTCAGCTACTAACTTTGAAGCATTTATCGAACTTGGTAAGTATGAGGTTATTACTTCGGAATTAGCAAAGCAACTTGCACCATCAGGAAGTTTAAGGAATCGCTTAGTTCATGAATATGATGACATAGACCCTAACCAGGTTTATCAAGCTATCAAATTTGCTTTACAACAATATCCTTTGTACGTACAACAAATAAATGCTTATCTTATTTCTCTTGATACGGAAAGTAGCTAA
- a CDS encoding PDDEXK nuclease domain-containing protein — protein MNKPTSEEYINLLVEVKQRIRSAQYEALKAVNKELIALYWDIGKMIVTRQEGATWGKSVVEQLAKDLQNEFPGISGFSTANLWRMRLFYDTFANNEKLAPMVREIGWTHNLVILEKCKDDLEREFYIRMTRKFGWTKNVLIHQIENQTYEKTLLNQTNFNQTVSEEIRNQAKLAVKDEYTFDFLELADEHSERQLEQAILTRVEPFLKEMGGMFAFIGSQYRLEIDDEEYFIDILLYHRILKCLIAVELKIGKFLPEYIGKMQFYLAALDDKVRQPDENPSIGIILCKSKNKTIVEYALRESNKPIGVATYQIVSTVPQELINQLPEPEQVAKLLQGIE, from the coding sequence ATGAATAAACCCACTTCAGAAGAATACATAAATTTATTAGTAGAAGTAAAACAACGTATTCGTTCTGCACAATATGAAGCACTTAAAGCAGTCAATAAAGAATTGATTGCACTTTACTGGGATATCGGCAAAATGATTGTTACCCGTCAAGAAGGTGCAACTTGGGGTAAATCGGTTGTTGAGCAACTAGCAAAAGACTTACAAAATGAATTTCCAGGAATTAGTGGATTTTCTACCGCTAACCTTTGGAGAATGCGCTTATTTTATGACACTTTTGCTAACAATGAAAAACTCGCACCAATGGTGCGAGAAATTGGCTGGACTCATAACTTAGTCATCTTAGAGAAGTGTAAAGATGATTTAGAAAGAGAATTCTATATCAGAATGACTCGTAAATTTGGCTGGACTAAAAATGTTTTAATCCATCAAATTGAAAATCAAACATACGAAAAAACTCTACTCAATCAAACGAATTTTAACCAAACTGTTTCGGAAGAAATTCGCAACCAAGCAAAATTAGCAGTCAAAGATGAATATACATTTGATTTTTTAGAATTAGCGGACGAACATAGCGAAAGACAGTTAGAGCAAGCAATTTTGACCAGGGTTGAACCATTTTTGAAAGAAATGGGTGGAATGTTTGCCTTTATTGGCAGTCAATATCGACTAGAAATTGATGATGAGGAATATTTCATAGATATTTTGTTATACCATCGAATTCTCAAATGCTTAATTGCAGTCGAGTTAAAAATTGGTAAGTTTTTACCTGAATATATTGGCAAAATGCAGTTTTATTTGGCCGCATTGGATGACAAGGTAAGACAACCTGACGAAAATCCATCGATTGGGATTATTCTTTGCAAATCTAAAAATAAAACGATTGTTGAGTACGCATTACGAGAATCAAATAAGCCAATTGGTGTGGCAACTTATCAAATAGTTTCAACTGTTCCACAAGAGCTTATAAATCAACTTCCCGAACCAGAACAAGTAGCAAAACTGTTACAGGGAATAGAGTAA
- the cas10d gene encoding type I-D CRISPR-associated protein Cas10d/Csc3, translated as MAKKTKKSEESKQLSLFESGLDLNSEITDEADDNWLEGDFGFDGDSDRTIETKSELLTLKLLREAIKAQNPDDQVMADFGEYVLPNLLSIAIGVTAKGGKFFDEIDEKREAEGKAKVRRDNAADQSLNTHLLNGLFPANLIERRLHKLDTTVQRVVRERERRLVIAGFILHDFEKFPDVPNDCRKLPLEEHRQIIDEKVRQLGLDKFIDSENTEAYKEYIDDLLCMAYNAQRRWDTNWNFSEFGLNPLLKDRTLRSLSDLTCLADSLASIIKHPQDAENPRLNEIIHSLSDGKLKFTYHRISENRGVLTNVVNNALIQVHTKLNTDENIYYEPLLYLPTGVIYLARRDAPEISLDDVPNQVIENIKSLCSGQLKLRQTGFGRDGKGMKYAEYYNLFFDEIGLMKVALDATLRILNPNKDSVAKSRSDNLVKFQQQKVLSVDYDFKFTDDIRIDQIAEFGDLICRKIWDESANRIEVACKKDKNLPKLTQLDLTYKVAEFWELAEYLPQIREIQRINESLKENKLKGNTGGVPYEWYYLAAKFLEKHPGIENVRESCQQVIEYINNLISPIISQYELPDGWNDLRLWVKQVVMLPGNQETQTPDNFLNELANYNAAKKSGRGRQLICSISHSAYTVTEQMESAVLFTPQVYTNKQMLNGSNAKRNISSIAGLEMMLRQILMNQTQAVGKRFEDGKYRYLYFYPTYYFTPETNKFLQKAYTGISQTRFDTRIRNHFISKDLQANFDKDTYQNVDAFLIDENLDSDKDRTFKLSYPDDQPLTFYFMAMPPGRDSSDTESWVMPTWLAFAFPMILDVKTVVSESPIPPFNDGAEFEESVFLDSAPHAFRTLVGRDRFRLDYILEGWTENNKSYPAPLNVLTAAYAIHIDVNAKSGKSGYDANWGRFTELAKDFETTPLYVFAYLNRWVRSQGVETARIEKIRLYAHKFYPCFDPYAQYDFESKEWKLMPESQLNHPKKLTDLYRKFYRANKRYNPKSNAVLKPIDIAAETILKAEVSVFSGETLVAAVAAEVFKLMDRVHANTADGRWVMSKREEERQAVLDFARYFVMDVFENSFSSDRARLAGRQLNLIKDTCEFLYRLEDDKENANKDVKEEENDKNED; from the coding sequence ATGGCTAAAAAAACAAAAAAATCTGAGGAATCTAAACAGCTTTCATTATTTGAAAGTGGATTAGATTTAAACTCAGAAATTACAGATGAAGCAGATGATAACTGGTTAGAGGGTGATTTTGGATTTGATGGTGATTCTGACAGAACTATAGAAACCAAAAGTGAATTACTAACTCTTAAGTTATTACGGGAAGCGATTAAAGCACAAAACCCTGATGACCAAGTAATGGCAGATTTTGGCGAATATGTATTACCTAATTTGCTGAGTATTGCTATTGGAGTTACAGCTAAAGGTGGTAAATTCTTTGATGAAATCGACGAAAAACGAGAAGCAGAAGGTAAAGCTAAAGTTAGACGGGATAATGCTGCTGATCAATCTTTAAATACTCATTTACTTAATGGATTATTTCCTGCAAATTTAATTGAGAGACGTTTGCATAAACTCGATACTACTGTACAAAGAGTTGTTAGGGAACGGGAAAGGAGATTGGTAATTGCTGGATTTATTCTCCATGATTTTGAAAAATTTCCTGATGTTCCTAATGATTGTCGCAAATTACCACTCGAAGAACATCGGCAAATTATTGATGAAAAGGTAAGACAATTAGGACTAGATAAATTTATCGATTCCGAAAATACCGAAGCTTATAAAGAGTATATTGATGATTTGTTGTGTATGGCTTATAATGCACAACGACGCTGGGATACTAACTGGAACTTTTCGGAATTTGGCTTAAATCCCCTTCTTAAAGATAGAACACTTCGCAGTTTATCAGATTTAACTTGTCTTGCAGATTCTCTTGCTTCCATTATTAAACATCCTCAAGATGCGGAAAATCCTAGACTGAATGAGATTATTCACAGTTTGAGTGATGGGAAATTAAAATTTACCTATCACCGCATTTCAGAAAACCGAGGTGTGTTAACAAATGTGGTAAATAATGCGTTAATTCAGGTACATACTAAACTCAATACAGATGAAAATATCTATTATGAACCTCTATTATATCTACCAACAGGAGTGATTTACCTTGCCAGAAGAGATGCTCCAGAAATTTCATTAGATGATGTACCTAATCAAGTTATTGAAAATATCAAATCACTTTGTTCTGGGCAATTAAAACTTAGACAAACAGGATTTGGACGTGATGGGAAAGGGATGAAATATGCCGAGTATTATAATTTATTTTTCGATGAAATTGGCTTGATGAAAGTAGCTTTAGATGCTACATTAAGGATATTAAATCCTAACAAAGATTCGGTTGCTAAAAGTCGTAGCGATAATCTAGTTAAGTTTCAGCAACAAAAAGTATTATCTGTAGATTACGACTTCAAATTTACTGATGACATTCGTATCGACCAAATAGCAGAATTCGGAGATTTAATCTGTCGAAAAATTTGGGATGAGAGTGCAAATAGGATTGAAGTAGCTTGTAAAAAAGATAAAAATCTACCCAAATTAACACAGTTAGATTTAACTTACAAAGTGGCAGAATTTTGGGAATTAGCAGAATATTTACCTCAAATCCGAGAGATTCAACGCATTAATGAAAGTCTCAAGGAAAATAAATTAAAGGGTAATACTGGGGGAGTTCCCTACGAATGGTATTATCTTGCAGCTAAATTTCTGGAAAAACATCCCGGTATTGAGAATGTGAGAGAAAGCTGTCAGCAAGTTATTGAGTATATTAATAACTTAATTTCCCCAATTATTTCTCAATACGAACTACCCGATGGTTGGAATGATTTACGACTCTGGGTAAAACAAGTTGTAATGTTACCAGGAAATCAGGAAACACAAACACCTGATAATTTCTTGAACGAACTTGCTAATTACAATGCTGCCAAAAAATCGGGACGGGGAAGACAGTTAATTTGTTCCATTTCCCATTCTGCTTATACTGTCACAGAACAAATGGAATCTGCTGTTTTGTTTACTCCCCAGGTGTATACAAATAAACAGATGTTGAATGGTTCTAATGCCAAACGTAATATTTCTAGTATTGCGGGATTAGAAATGATGCTACGGCAAATATTGATGAATCAAACTCAAGCTGTTGGTAAACGATTTGAAGATGGTAAATACCGCTATCTCTATTTTTACCCTACTTATTACTTCACCCCGGAAACTAATAAATTTTTGCAAAAAGCTTACACTGGAATTTCTCAAACTCGATTCGATACCAGGATTCGTAATCACTTTATTAGTAAAGATTTACAAGCTAATTTTGATAAAGATACATATCAAAATGTTGATGCTTTCCTAATTGATGAAAACTTAGATTCAGACAAAGATAGAACCTTTAAACTTTCCTATCCAGATGACCAACCTTTGACATTTTACTTTATGGCAATGCCACCAGGAAGGGATAGCAGCGACACCGAATCTTGGGTAATGCCAACTTGGTTAGCATTTGCTTTTCCGATGATTTTAGACGTGAAAACAGTGGTTTCAGAATCACCAATTCCCCCATTTAATGACGGTGCAGAATTTGAAGAAAGCGTATTTCTGGATAGCGCACCTCATGCTTTCCGAACTTTGGTAGGAAGGGATAGATTTCGACTTGATTATATCCTCGAAGGATGGACAGAAAATAATAAATCTTATCCTGCACCACTCAACGTACTTACCGCAGCTTACGCAATTCATATAGATGTTAATGCTAAAAGTGGAAAGTCTGGTTATGATGCGAACTGGGGTAGATTTACAGAACTGGCAAAGGATTTTGAAACGACTCCACTTTATGTATTTGCTTATCTCAATCGTTGGGTAAGAAGTCAAGGAGTGGAAACAGCACGCATTGAAAAAATTAGGCTTTATGCCCATAAATTTTATCCTTGTTTTGACCCCTATGCACAATATGATTTTGAATCAAAGGAATGGAAATTAATGCCAGAATCACAATTAAATCATCCGAAAAAATTAACTGATTTATATCGTAAATTTTACCGTGCAAACAAACGCTATAATCCCAAATCAAACGCGGTATTAAAACCAATTGATATTGCCGCAGAAACAATTCTCAAAGCTGAAGTTAGCGTTTTTTCTGGAGAAACATTAGTCGCAGCAGTTGCAGCAGAAGTATTTAAATTAATGGATAGAGTTCATGCAAATACTGCGGATGGACGCTGGGTAATGAGCAAACGGGAAGAAGAAAGACAGGCAGTTTTGGACTTTGCGAGGTATTTTGTGATGGATGTTTTTGAAAACTCATTTTCAAGCGATCGCGCTCGTTTAGCTGGTAGGCAATTGAACTTAATTAAAGATACTTGTGAGTTTTTATATCGCTTAGAAGATGATAAAGAAAATGCGAATAAAGATGTTAAAGAGGAGGAAAATGATAAAAATGAAGATTGA
- the cas7d gene encoding type I-D CRISPR-associated protein Cas7/Csc2: protein MSFLKTVDAKFFHSEIPYKPMGKYVHFLTVRVTESYPLFQTDSELNKARVRAGIVDKTTISRLSMFKRKQSTPERLVGRELLRNYGLMTAEECEYNVKFAMNNPDCIIYGFAIGDSGSEKSKVVVDTAFSIKSFDESHETFTLNAPFENGTMASKGENGSKVGEVTSRINQQDHIKPQVFFPSIVTLKDPTEASFLYVFNNILRTRHYGAQTTRTGRVRNELIGVIFADGEIVSNLRWTQAIYDQMKSNNTLNSPDPLNEDEVFVSAKVSISTLMEDEFIVHEDFLGDKFAALLKEVKAITANEEELKKMLKKADDEAKAYAKVHIKGKDKEKDKDKAAAK from the coding sequence ATGTCATTTTTGAAAACTGTCGATGCGAAATTTTTTCATTCCGAAATTCCCTACAAACCAATGGGTAAATACGTACATTTTTTAACAGTTAGGGTTACTGAATCCTATCCATTATTTCAAACAGATAGCGAACTAAATAAAGCAAGAGTAAGAGCGGGAATCGTAGATAAAACTACCATTAGTAGACTTTCTATGTTCAAACGTAAGCAATCTACACCAGAACGTTTAGTGGGGAGGGAATTATTACGTAATTATGGCTTAATGACTGCTGAGGAATGTGAATATAATGTCAAATTTGCGATGAATAACCCCGATTGCATTATTTACGGATTTGCAATCGGTGATTCTGGTTCTGAAAAATCAAAAGTTGTTGTTGATACGGCATTTTCGATTAAATCCTTTGATGAATCCCACGAAACATTTACTTTAAATGCACCTTTTGAAAATGGCACGATGGCATCTAAGGGTGAAAATGGTTCTAAAGTGGGTGAAGTAACTAGTAGAATTAATCAACAAGACCATATTAAACCCCAAGTATTTTTCCCCAGTATTGTCACATTAAAAGACCCAACAGAAGCAAGTTTCTTGTATGTGTTTAATAACATCCTCAGAACTCGTCATTATGGAGCGCAAACTACCCGCACGGGAAGGGTAAGAAATGAATTAATTGGGGTAATATTTGCCGATGGTGAAATAGTTAGCAATTTACGTTGGACTCAAGCAATTTATGACCAGATGAAAAGTAATAATACCCTAAATTCTCCCGATCCATTAAATGAAGATGAGGTGTTTGTATCTGCGAAAGTTTCAATATCAACATTAATGGAGGATGAGTTTATCGTGCATGAAGATTTTCTCGGTGATAAATTTGCAGCATTGTTGAAAGAAGTAAAAGCAATTACTGCAAACGAGGAAGAACTGAAAAAAATGCTGAAAAAAGCTGATGATGAAGCGAAAGCTTATGCAAAAGTTCACATTAAAGGCAAAGACAAAGAAAAGGATAAAGATAAAGCAGCAGCTAAGTAA
- the cas5d gene encoding type I-D CRISPR-associated protein Cas5/Csc1 has translation MTIIYRCQIELHDSVYYATREIGRLYETEPIIHNYALCYALGLVDSEKYATTVSEEHSYRYFCPEQVPKYEEHLTPLNKQGIYVTPACSISHTSILNTWKYANNNYHVEMEKTQKNIPSFGRAKEIAPESVFEFLIISQNELKLPKWIRLGKWMSKAEVTVEKLPEPKTKTDLFICTHPLNPLDVMFTNQVISYDVINMPPVSLIQNVQMRGQYYYFENVKDVRLPVNISYRFRN, from the coding sequence ATGACGATAATTTACCGTTGTCAAATTGAATTACACGATAGTGTTTATTACGCAACCCGCGAAATTGGTAGACTCTACGAAACTGAGCCAATCATTCATAATTACGCGCTCTGTTATGCACTCGGATTAGTAGATAGCGAAAAATATGCAACCACTGTCTCTGAAGAACATTCCTATCGCTATTTTTGTCCTGAACAAGTACCAAAATATGAGGAACATTTAACCCCGTTAAATAAACAGGGTATTTATGTAACTCCAGCTTGTTCTATTAGCCATACATCCATACTCAACACATGGAAATATGCGAATAATAACTACCATGTGGAGATGGAAAAAACCCAAAAGAATATTCCCAGCTTTGGTAGAGCAAAGGAAATTGCACCGGAAAGTGTATTTGAGTTTTTGATAATTTCTCAAAATGAATTAAAGCTACCAAAATGGATTCGCTTGGGTAAATGGATGAGTAAAGCTGAGGTTACTGTGGAAAAATTACCAGAACCAAAAACTAAAACTGATTTATTTATCTGTACTCACCCATTAAACCCGCTGGATGTGATGTTTACTAATCAAGTAATTAGTTATGATGTGATAAATATGCCACCAGTTAGTTTAATTCAAAATGTGCAAATGCGTGGACAATATTACTATTTTGAAAATGTCAAAGATGTGAGATTACCCGTGAATATTTCGTACCGTTTTCGGAATTAA
- the cas6 gene encoding CRISPR-associated endoribonuclease Cas6, translating to MPYSLILNILPQSTIYPNYLTGRHYHALFLSLISSVDRSLGDKLHDSTADKAFTLSPLQVSDRIHHNYPKKTPRSNLLQVNQNEPIPPGTPCWWRISLLDDTLFSKLTPLWLDINPKQPWLLGSADLFITSILATLRQTQPWANACSYHQLYEQASESDRILNFLFSTPVCFRQGSYDSCLPTRESVFNSLLRSWNKYAGLEFLESKLDTIFPNFFNIKTDIVSDSRSKFIGCIGEISYRIMGDIEPIEIKQLNTLADFAIYAGIGRKTTMGMGMVRRI from the coding sequence ATGCCCTACAGTTTAATTCTAAATATCCTCCCACAGTCAACTATCTACCCCAATTACCTGACGGGGAGACATTACCATGCTTTATTCCTCAGTCTTATTAGTTCGGTTGATCGCAGTTTAGGGGACAAGCTACATGATTCTACCGCAGATAAGGCTTTTACCCTTTCTCCATTGCAAGTAAGCGATCGCATTCATCATAACTATCCAAAAAAAACACCGCGCAGTAATTTATTACAAGTAAACCAAAACGAACCGATTCCTCCGGGTACTCCCTGTTGGTGGAGAATTTCGCTTCTAGATGATACTTTATTCAGTAAACTAACACCCTTGTGGTTGGATATAAATCCCAAACAACCCTGGCTCTTAGGAAGTGCAGATTTATTTATTACCAGTATTTTAGCCACACTTAGACAAACTCAACCTTGGGCAAATGCTTGCAGTTATCATCAACTTTATGAACAAGCAAGCGAGAGCGATCGCATTTTAAACTTTCTATTTTCAACACCAGTTTGTTTCCGTCAGGGTAGTTATGATTCCTGTTTACCAACTCGTGAAAGTGTCTTTAATAGTTTACTTCGGAGTTGGAATAAATATGCTGGATTAGAATTTTTAGAATCTAAACTGGATACAATTTTCCCAAACTTTTTTAATATTAAAACCGATATTGTCAGTGATTCTCGCAGCAAGTTTATCGGGTGTATTGGTGAAATTTCCTACCGGATTATGGGAGATATAGAACCAATTGAAATTAAACAATTAAATACATTAGCTGACTTTGCTATATATGCAGGGATTGGACGTAAAACGACAATGGGTATGGGGATGGTGAGGAGAATCTAG
- the cas4 gene encoding CRISPR-associated protein Cas4 — translation MKNEEYIPIAALNQYTYCPHRCWRIHCAGEFTDNQYTIEGTSLHDRVHTVGEGNRDEIWQVRAIWLKSEQYKLIGKSDLIELENSGWLPVEYKRGKKGEWDNDELQVCAQALCLEEMTGKHIQTGYVYYAQTHQRQLIEINPELRRQTINTITDVTRLLVTGAMPQAIYSNRCKGCSLYEQCLPKATEKVGKYCED, via the coding sequence ATGAAAAATGAAGAATATATCCCGATTGCGGCATTGAATCAATATACCTATTGTCCGCATCGTTGTTGGCGAATACATTGTGCTGGGGAATTTACAGATAATCAATACACAATTGAAGGAACGAGTTTGCACGATCGCGTTCATACTGTTGGTGAAGGAAATCGGGACGAAATTTGGCAAGTTCGGGCGATTTGGTTGAAATCAGAGCAATATAAACTTATAGGAAAATCGGATTTAATTGAATTGGAGAATAGTGGATGGTTGCCAGTGGAATATAAACGAGGAAAAAAGGGTGAATGGGACAATGATGAGTTACAGGTTTGCGCTCAGGCTTTATGTTTGGAAGAAATGACAGGTAAACATATCCAAACTGGATATGTTTATTATGCTCAAACTCATCAACGTCAATTAATCGAAATTAACCCAGAATTGCGTCGTCAAACTATTAATACAATTACTGATGTTACTAGGCTATTAGTAACTGGGGCAATGCCACAAGCCATATACAGCAATAGGTGTAAGGGTTGTAGCTTATATGAACAATGTTTACCAAAAGCCACAGAAAAAGTTGGTAAATATTGTGAAGACTAG